CTTCTACTATCTTTTCCCCATGTAGGCACTTGTACACCACAAAGTCATCTCTGATCCTTTTCTTCAATAATCTAAAAATCGACTGAATTTCACTACTATATTCTGTTGCTCCACCACTCTGTATTCCTTGCTCAAATCTTTTTTTGCCCCTTTTGTAGAGCAATGACATAAATGCAGTACCTAAAGTTCTACTTCTATATGCCTTCTAgtgactcaaggaactcaatctattcaGTTTAGCAAAGAGAAGTTTAAGATCCTTGTGACTTGCTTGGAGTCCAAAGTACTGACATGAGGAGCAAATGGACTCGTCCATGCAGCAGAGGACATGAGCCATTGGATGGAAGTTGAAATacaacaaattcaaactggaaataaggtgtaaattttaacagtgaggataattaaccatgtaacaatttgccaagggttgtggtggattcttcataactgacattttctaaatcaagattgatttcttttttcctaagagatctgctctaggagtttTTCCTGTGAAGTTcttggcctgtgttacacaggattTCAGACAAGGTGATCAGACTGGTCCCTTCTAATCTATGAATTTCTGGACTGTGGAACATCACAAAATAGGAATAGGTGCACCTCAGTTACAGACCTTTACCTTTTCAGACTGGCTGAAGAATGGATGCTGCCATTTAGAAGTGAAGAaacacctctctctctttcactgaattgttctctctctctctctctctgtctctgttgcTCTTCTCAGCATGTTGCCTCTGTCCATCTGGGAAATAAACTTTGCCTTCAGCCACTCTATAAATAAGGGGTTTCAAAGTGCTACAACATCATCTGAGCTCCAGCATTACCAGTGGGAAATTACTAGATGCAAGAAATCTCATAGGACATCATGAGATATGTGCCCAAATTGAACACAAAAATGGTCATCTTTTTAtggctcaaattttcaaaaaagcttaAGGAAGTTAGGTGCAGAGTGCTCATGGAATTCAGGTGCTTAAATCCCTTAGGAATCTTTGAAAATTCTACTATAAAATTTTAAAGTAGAACTGGGTGATTCATTCAAGTTTTGAATTtcccaaatttagatttttttcatgattttttccaTCAACATTTGGAATGCTGCTatcaaaacaaactgaaaaatatttctcttaaatattcataaatgttttACCCATTTTGAAAGCATTTCTATTGGTTATATTCTTAAACAAACAGATTGTAGGTGGAACAGAAAattagtgtgtgtttgtgagtgtaGCTGAGTGAAAAATGACTTTCAGTTAGCttgcaattgaaaaaaaaatggtttgaggTTGAaccaaaaaattaatattttttgtgaatgcaaaagtaaaaaaaaaaattcttgtgtcAAATGACACAACCAAAATGCATTGTTTCCATTTtgactctttaaaaatatttctattttttttaaataaaagtgagaACATTTTAAGACAACATTGTTTTGCTCAAAAAACTTGAAACATTTCATGTGGAAAATGctgcaatgaaatattttgatttttttttaatgtggttgaCCCAATTCAGTGAAGCCAACATGAAATTTCCAAAACCTTTCAGTGTTGCTAAATCAGTGTTTTAGACTGAAAGAGTTGAGCATCTGTATGTGCGTTATACCATGTTTTTGTGTGAATTTCTTGATATTGAGATGTGGTAAAGAGAATGTCATTCCAACCCATCAAATGGAAATGTTGGCCTCTTGTTCCAATAGAAGATTGGGAATAGTATTATCTTGGAGGCCGCTACTaaagaagaagagagaacagACTTTTATCCAAAGATAAGCAACACCAAGTCAAGACAACTGGTGTTATTGCAGTAACAATTAAAGTTTATAtcacgggttctcaaactgggggtcgagacCACTCAGAGGGTCAAAATTTATTACacggggggtcacaagctgtcagcctccactccaaactctgctttgcatccagcatttataaaggtgctaaatctatttaaaagtgtttttaatgtataatggggtgggagggtcgcactcagaggccaGCATGGATTGTCAAGAACAGATTgcgccaaaccaacctaattgccttctttgAGAGGGTTACTGGCTTAACGAATGTGGGGAGGCTGTAGAGGTGATGTATCTAGATTGTAACGCCCTTGACACAATCCCAAATGGCAGTCTCATATGCAAGCTCGGGAAATGTGGTCTAGCTGAAATTACTATCAGATGGGCACAAAATTGGTTTAAAGACTGTACGCAGAGAATAGGTATGAATGGTTCATATCTAGTGGGGGTCCCACAGGCATCAGTCCTCGGTCCAGTACtactcaatattttaattaatgacttggataattaACAGAGTGCTTATACAATTTATGGGTGACACCAAGCCGtgaggggttgcaaacactttggaggacagtattagaattcaaaataaccttgacaaattaggggattggtctgaaatcaacaagatgaaattaaagagAGACAATTACAAGTCAGTACActtaggaaggggaaaaaaacaattgcacaactacaaaatggacaACCTAGCAGTAAGTGTTAGAACTGTTGagaaggatctgggccttaattaAAAACTTTCCAACCGGAAGTAAGATGGAGATATAAGAAActaggttgagattttcaaagaagcctgaGGAAGGTACCACACTTCCAATGAATCCAAAATAAAAACTAGTTTGAAAATTCTAGACCAAATTAACTACTTCATGTGTAAATGTGGGCAAGGCACTTAGTCCagtctgtgcctcactttcccatctATAAAAGCTGAGGGGTGAGATTGTGAAGGTAAAACCCATCAGTGATTATGAGGCACTTAGTGGTTATAAACTAAGTGTGACTTGCTTCTCTCAATGTTGTGTCTGTTCTGTGGAGCAATACACATGGACATCCAGTGTTTCCTAGTCCAGCACTTTTCAGAAGAATGAAATAAAGAATTTGAATTAATTCCCCCAGACAATAGACTTGaccaaactttattttaaaaaaacgaaataaataaattaaaaaagatgTAGAAAAGGCTATTGCACAGAATTTGGCTACATGTTGCAACACTGAACTACGCTTTTCTAATTATTACATGTCCTGCCTCCATCAAGAAGTGTAACACAACTTGGGGAACAACTTTGTCCTGTTATGACTGAAAGCAATGCTCAGGGCAAGTTTAACACTCTTGTTTCTGAGGCTGTAGATGAAGGGGTTGAGGAATGGGTACACTACAGTGTTCAGCAGAGCCAGTCCTTTGTTGATTTCCAGAGATAAGTATCCAGAGGGACTGCCATACAAAGCAAAGCAGCTTCCATAGGCCATCGTTACAACAGTAAGGTGGGAAGTACAGGTGGCAAAGGCTTTCTGCCTCCCCGTGGCAGATGGAATTCTCAGTATAGAGTAGAAGATGCAAGCGTACGACATCATGGTTAAACATAATGAAGTCAACACTATGCCTGACAGCAAAATGGAATCCACCCTCTTAATTACTTGGGTATCAGTGCAGGACAGTTGGAAAAGTGGGGTGCTGTCACAAAAGAAATGGTTGATCACATTCGGTCCACAAAATCTCAGCTTGCATACCAAGACCATCCGTAAACCTATAATCAGGAAACCTCCCACCCAAGAAACAAAAACTAGTTGAATGCAGAGTCTCTGTTTCATGATGGCAGCATATCGCAATGGGTGGCAGATGGCAACATAGCGGTCAAAGGACATGACTACGAGAAGGATGAACTCCTTAGCTCCCAGGGCAAAATAGAAGTAGGACTGGGCCATGCAGGCAAGGAATGAGATGGTTTTGTTGTCTGAGAGAAAGTTCAACAACATCTTTGGGTTTGTGACCGAGGTGAACCAGATCTCCAAGAAGGACAGATTGCTGATGAAAAAGTACATAGGGGTGTGGAGTCGGTGATCCACCCACACTATCAGAATGATTAATGAGTTCCCAGTTAGTGTGACCAAGTAGGTCagtaaaagaacaaagaaaagaaacatctGAAATTTGTCACAAACTCCGGAAAACCCCAAGAGCATGAATTCAGCCACTGTGGTTTCATTTGCTTGCTCCATTTCCAATTTTAGTTTTCCCTGtagaaagagcaacaaaaaaaaataagcGCATGAACCTTTATCACATTTATGGATTCAACCacaatgttttggagcagggatcagcaacctttggcacacagctcagcagggtaagcacccttgtgggctgggccagtttacccgtcgtgtctgcaggttcagccgatcagaGCTCTCACAGGCTAtaattcactgctccaggccaatgagggatgcgggaagtggcggccaacACATGCCTTGGcttgcgccacttcctgcagcccccattggcctggagcagggaactgtggccagtgggagccgcgatgggCTGAACttgccaatgtggcaggtaaacaaaccagcctgacccgccagggtgcttacc
The window above is part of the Chelonoidis abingdonii isolate Lonesome George chromosome 14, CheloAbing_2.0, whole genome shotgun sequence genome. Proteins encoded here:
- the LOC116824987 gene encoding olfactory receptor 6E1-like, whose amino-acid sequence is MEQANETTVAEFMLLGFSGVCDKFQMFLFFVLLLTYLVTLTGNSLIILIVWVDHRLHTPMYFFISNLSFLEIWFTSVTNPKMLLNFLSDNKTISFLACMAQSYFYFALGAKEFILLVVMSFDRYVAICHPLRYAAIMKQRLCIQLVFVSWVGGFLIIGLRMVLVCKLRFCGPNVINHFFCDSTPLFQLSCTDTQVIKRVDSILLSGIVLTSLCLTMMSYACIFYSILRIPSATGRQKAFATCTSHLTVVTMAYGSCFALYGSPSGYLSLEINKGLALLNTVVYPFLNPFIYSLRNKSVKLALSIAFSHNRTKLFPKLCYTS